One segment of Acropora muricata isolate sample 2 chromosome 8, ASM3666990v1, whole genome shotgun sequence DNA contains the following:
- the LOC136924979 gene encoding uncharacterized protein — protein sequence MSKSALRDAQEKQADNESDQNTTFMRNTMISGTMVSGEASETDDEDDDGVTDQEKTIEGNDTLEAARKPFKDDEELLDAEVCDLEFESGTEVKTKRQKIVYKFDSPFHRKLRERNLVLRSDLVEGLTQCYKSVGVKLEGSKFHLVRAQMAAQDVAHSTAILQEDLTHLSTLLEDVLASEKLISLKSNLKNPPNNV from the exons AT GTCGAAATCAGCATTAAGAGATGCACAAGAAAAGCAAGCTGATAATGAAAGTGATCAAAACACAACATTCATGCGGAATACCATGATAAGTGGCACCATGGTCAGTGGTGAAGCATCAGAGACCGATGATGAAGATGACGATGGAGTTACTGATCAAGAGAAAACAATTGAAGGCAATGATACCTTGGAGGCAGCCAGAAAACCTttcaaagatgatgaagaatTATTAGACGCTGAAGTATGTGACCTTGAGTTTGAATCTGGAACAGAAGTGAAGACCAAGAGACAGAAAATTGTTTACAAGTTTGATTC GCCTTTCCACCGAAAATTAA GGGAAAGAAATTTGGTTCTGAGAAGTGACCTCGTGGAAGGGTTAACACAATGTTACAAGTCAGTGGGTGTTAAACTCGAGGGATCAAAGTTTCATCTCGTCAGAGCCCAGATGGCAGCACAG GATGTGGCACACAGCACAGCAATTTTGCAAGAAGATCTTACACACCTGTCAACTCTACTTGAAGATGTCCTGGCTTCAGAAAAACTGATTTCTCTGAAAAGTAATCTTAAAAACCCACCAAATAATGTCTAG